From Spea bombifrons isolate aSpeBom1 chromosome 6, aSpeBom1.2.pri, whole genome shotgun sequence, a single genomic window includes:
- the LOC128499952 gene encoding cytochrome P450 4B1-like, which yields MASPILRSLLSLNTDELYQWAAWICLLSVLYKAVRLFWKWRELVAAFRPFPGPKCHWLYGNAHEFLQIGKDLDRVLAWSQKHQYGFPLWLGNFLACLIITHPDYAKAVLSRQDPKDNMAYKFIVPWIGEGLLVSSGPKWFQHRRLLTPGFHYDVLKPYVKVMSDCTRVMLDKFGEFGPDHSLEVFHDVSLMTLDTIMKCAFSYNSNCQTDSENTYIKSVYELSSLVDHRFRNFLYHNDLIYSVTPHGYRFRRALREAHQHTDKVIQQRKESLRYGKELDKVQQRRHLDFLDILLCARDENGQGLSDEDIRAEVDTFMFEGHDTTASGISWLFYCLAKHPEHQQKCREEIREVLGDRDCVEWEDLGKMTYTTWCIKESLRLYPPVPGIARQLNKPITFCDGRTLPAGSVIILSIYAINRSSSLWKDPEVFDPLRFSSDNSINRHPHAFLPFSAGSRNCIGQNFAMNEMKVAAALTLQRFHLLPDLKNEPQKAPQIVLRSLNGIRLYFKPIERVFQDDG from the exons ATGGCATCCCCCATACTGCGCTCTCTACTGTCCTTGAATACGGATGAGTTGTACCAGTGGGCTGCCTGGATCTGCCTCCTGTCAGTGCTGTACAAagcagtcaggctgttttggaaATGGAGAGAACTGGTCGCAGCCTTCAGACCCTTCCCAGGTCCTAAGTGCCACTGGTTGTACGGGAATGCTCACgag TTTCTGCAGATCGGGAAAGATCTGGATCGTGTGCTTGCCTGGTCTCAGAAACACCAGTATGGCTTCCCGTTGTGGCTGGGAAACTTCTTAGCTTGTCTGATAATCACTCACCCGGATTACGCGAAGGCTGTGCTGTCTCGACAGG aTCCAAAGGACAACATGGCCTATAAATTTATAGTCCCTTGGATTG GTGAAGGATTATTGGTGTCGTCCGGACCGAAGTGGTTCCAGCACCGGCGGCTGTTAACCCCCGGGTTTCACTACGATGTGCTGAAACCTTATGTGAAAGTTATGTCCGACTGCACCAGGGTCATGCTG GATAAGTTTGGGGAATTTGGTCCAGATCATTCGTTGGAGGTTTTTCATGATGTCAGCCTGATGACACTGGACACCATCATGAAATGTGCTTTTAGTTACAACAGCAACTGCCAGACTGACAG tgaaaatacatatataaaatctgTATATGAGTTATCCAGCCTCGTGGACCACAGGTTTCGGAATTTCCTGTATCACAATGACCTTATTTACTCCGTAACTCCCCATGGATACCGCTTCAGGAGAGCGCTGAGAGAAGCCCATCAGCACACGG ATAAAGTTATACAGCAACGGAAGGAGTCGTTGCGATACGGAAAGGAGCTGGATAAGGTACAGCAGAGGAGACACTTGGACTTTCTGGACATTCTACTATGTGCAAGA gatgaGAATGGTCAGGGTCTGTCAGATGAAGATATACGGGCTGAGGTGGACACCTTCATGTTTGAGGGACACGATACTACGGCCAGCGGGATCTCTTGGCTCTTCTACTGCTTGGCCAAACACCCCGAGCACCAGCAGAAATGCCGAGAGGAGATCAGAGAAGTCCTAGGAGATAGAGATTGCGTGGAGTG ggAAGACCTGGGAAAGATGACCTATACCACCTGGTGCATTAAGGAGAGTTTGCGTCTCTACCCCCCAGTGCCAGGGATCGCACGTCAGCTCAACAAACCTATCACCTTCTGTGACGGGCGAACACTTCCAGCAG GTTCTGTGATCATTTTGTCCATCTACGCCATAAACAGATCCTCGAGTCTATGGAAAGACCCAGAG GTGTTTGACCCTTTGAGGTTTTCTTCAGATAATTCAATCAACAGACACCCCCATGCCTTCCTTCCATTCTCCGCAGGGTCTAG GAACTGCATCGGGCAGAACTTTGCTATGAATGAGATGAAAGTGGCAGCGGCGCTGACCTTACAGAGATTCCATTTGCTACCAGACCTTAAGAACGAGCCACAAAAAGCTCCGCAAATAGTTTTACGCTCTCTGAATGGAATTCGCCTTTACTTTAAGCCCATAGAAAGAGTTTTTCAAGATGACGGCTGA
- the LOC128500015 gene encoding cytochrome P450 4B1-like, which translates to MAGSLLVALLSLNISQLCQWTGWLVFLLLVYKASKLYLKHRQLVSAFGPFQGPKTHWLYGNAHEFHGDGKDLDILSGYAERYPYAYPLWLGNFFASLTICHPDYAKAILSRQDPKDNFGYYFITPWIGKGLLVLSGQKWFQHRRLLTPGFHYDVLKPYVGLMSDCTRVMLDKWDRLVSDQKPVELFHHVSLMTLDTIMKCAFSYQSNCQHNSENAYIKAVYDLSYLADYRFCCLPYHNDLIFYLSPHGFRFRRALKVAHEHTDKVIKERKESLKQDTELEKILQKRHLDFLDILLCAKDENGQGLSDEDLRAEVDTFMFEGHDTTASGISWILYCLAKYPEHQQRCREEIREVLGFRDILEWDDLGKMPYTSMCIKESLRLYPPVPGVARELSQPITFCDGRTLPKGADVLLSIYCMNRCSSIWEAPEVFDPLRFSPENSSKRHSHAFLPFSAGSRNCIGQNFAMNEMKVAVALTLQRYELSPDPDNEPLLRPQLVLRSVNGIHLNLRRVERMGRQE; encoded by the exons ATGGCGGGGTCTCTTCTGGTGGCCCTGCTTTCTCTGAATATATCTCAGCTCTGTCAATGGACCGGTTGGCTCGTCTTCTTGTTGCTGGTTTACAAAGCGTCCAAGCTTTACCTGAAGCACAGGCAGCTGGTCTCAGCCTTCGGTCCTTTCCAAGGACCTAAGACCCACTGGCTCTATGGAAATGCCCATGAG TTCCACGGGGATGGGAAGGACTTAGACATTTTATCCGGTTATGCTGAGCGATACCCATATGCCTACCCGCTGTGGCTGGGAAATTTCTTCGCTTCACTCACAATCTGCCACCCTGATTACGCAAAAGCCATTCTGTCAAGACAGG ATCCAAAGGATAATTTTGGCTACTATTTTATTACACCATGGATTG GGAAAGGACTGTTGGTCCTGTCGGGACAGAAGTGGTTCCAGCACCGGCGGCTGCTGACTCCGGGGTTTCACTATGATGTGCTGAAGCCGTATGTCGGGCTGATGTCTGACTGCACCAGGGTCATGCTG GATAAATGGGACAGATTGGTTTCAGATCAGAAGCCAGTAGAGCTTTTCCACCATGTCAGCCTGATGACTCTGGACACCATCATGAAATGTGCCTTCAGTTATCAGAGCAACTGCCAGCATAACAG TGAAAATGCCTATATAAAAGCCGTTTATGACCTCAGCTACTTGGCGGATTATCGGTTCTGTTGCTTGCCGTATCACAATGATCTCATTTTCTACCTAAGTCCTCATGGATTTCGCTTTCGGAGAGCACTGAAAGTAGCTCATGAACACACGG ATAAAgtcattaaagaaagaaaagaatctcTTAAACAGGACACCGAGCTCGAGAAAATCCTCCAGAAGAGACACTTGGATTTTCTGGATATCCTGCTGTGTGCTAAG GATGAAAATGGTCAGGGTCTGTCGGATGAGGACCTGCGAGCAGAGGTGGACACCTTCATGTTTGAGGGACACGATACTACGGCCAGCGGGATCTCCTGGATCCTATACTGTTTGGCCAAATACCCAGAGCACCAGCAGAGATGCAGAGAGGAGATCAGAGAAGTCCTGGGGTTCAGAGACATTTTGGAATG GGACGATCTGGGGAAAATGCCCTACACCTCTATGTGCATTAAGGAGAGCTTGCGGCTCTATCCGCCAGTTCCAGGGGTGGCTCGTGAGCTCAGCCAACCAATCACATTCTGCGACGGGCGAACTCTCCCAAAAG GCGCTGACGTACTTCTGAGTATATATTGCATGAATAGATGTTCCAGCATATGGGAGGCTCCAGAG gtttttgaTCCTTTGAGATTTTCTCCAGAAAATTCATCTAAAAGACATTCACATGCCTTTCTGCCCTTTTCAGCTGGATCACG GAACTGTATTGGCCAGAATTTTGCCATGAACGAGATGAAAGTGGCCGTAGCGTTGACCTTGCAGAGATACGAGCTGAGTCCAGACCCTGACAATGAACCCCTATTGCGTCCTCAGCTAGTGTTACGCTCCGTCAACGGAATTCACCTCAATTTAAGGAGAGTAGAAAGAATGGGCAGACAAGAGTGA
- the LOC128500016 gene encoding cytochrome P450 4B1-like translates to MASYGLLDLLSLNIPQLCRWAGCFCLLLLLSQAYKLYLKRKELINQLRQFPGPKTHWLYGNAHEFRQDGKDLDLVAGYAEKYTYAYPMWLGNFFASLIICHPDYAKTILSRQDPKDDFAYYFITPWIGKGLLVLSGQKWFQHRRLLTPGFHYDVLKPYVRLMSDCTKVMLDKWDRLVSDQKPVELFHHVSLMTLDTIMKCAFSYQSNCQHNSENAYIKAVYELSYLVDHRFRCFPYHNDLIFYFSPHGFRFRRALKVAHQHTDEVIKRRKESLKHDKELEKIKQKRHLDFLDILLCARDEHGQGLSDEDLRAEVDTFMFEGHDTTASGISWILYCMAKYPEHQKKCREEIHEVMGDRDTVEWEDLGKLTYTTYCIKESLRLYPPVPGVARKLSQPITFCDGRSLPKGAIVLLSIYCMNRSSSIWKNPEVFDPLRFSPENSSERHSHAFLPFSAGSRNCIGQNFAMNEMKVAAALTLKRFQLTPDPANEPLKVPQLVLRSVNGVHLYLKKVE, encoded by the exons ATGGCATCTTATGGGCTGCTGGACCTGCTTTCACTGAATATACCCCAGCTCTGCCGGTGGGCTGGCTGCTTCTGCCTCCTCTTACTCCTTTCCCAAGCGTACAAGCTTTACTTGAAGCGAAAAGAACTGATCAACCAACTCCGGCAATTTCCAGGTCCTAAGACGCACTGGCTCTACGGGAATGCCCACGAG TTCCGCCAGGATGGGAAGGATTTGGACCTTGTGGCTGGCTATGCTGAAAAGTACACTTACGCTTACCCAATGTGGCTAGGAAACTTTTTTGCTTCACTTATTATCTGCCACCCAGATTACGCGAAGACCATTTTATCCAGACAAG ATCCAAAGGATGATTTTGCGTATTACTTCATTACCCCATGGATTG gGAAAGGGCTGTTGGTCCTGTCCGGACAGAAGTGGTTCCAGCACCGGCGGCTGCTGACCCCCGGGTTTCACTACGATGTGCTGAAGCCGTATGTCAGGCTCATGTCAGACTGCACCAAAGTCATGCTG GATAAATGGGACAGATTGGTGTCAGATCAGAAGCCAGTAGAGCTTTTCCACCATGTCAGCCTGATGACTCTGGACACCATCATGAAATGTGCCTTCAGTTATCAGAGCAACTGCCAGCATAACAG TGAAAATGCTTATATCAAGGCAGTTTACGAGTTATCTTACCTGGTGGATCACAGATTCCGCTGTTTCCCGTATCACAACGACCTTATCTTCTACTTCAGCCCCCATGGGTTCCGTTTCCGACGGGCATTGAAAGTAGCTCATCAGCACACAG ATGAAGtaataaagagaagaaaagaatCTCTGAAGCACGATAAAGAGCTGGAGAAAATCAAACAGAAAAGGCATCTGGATTTTCTTGATATCCTTTTGTGTGCGCGG GATGAACATGGTCAGGGTCTGTCTGATGAGGACCTGCGCGCAGAGGTGGACACCTTCATGTTTGAGGGACACGATACTACGGCCAGCGGGATCTCTTGGATCTTATATTGTATGGCAAAGTACCCAGAACACCAGAAGAAATGCAGAGAGGAGATCCATGAGGTCATGGGAGACAGAGACACTGTGGAATG GGAGGATCTGGGGAAACTGACCTACACAACCTATTGCATTAAGGAGAGCCTACGTCTATATCCGCCGGTTCCTGGAGTAGCTCGCAAACTCAGCCAGCCAATCACATTCTGCGATGGGAGGAGTTTACCAAAAG GTGCTATTGTACTCCTGAGTATTTATTGCATGAATAGATCTTCTAGCATATGGAAAAACCCAGAG GTGTTTGATCCCCTGAGGTTTTCCCCCGAAAATTCATCCGAAAGACACTCGCATGCCTTCCTGCCCTTCTCGGCAGGATCAAG GAACTGCATCGGCCAGAACTTTGCAATGAACGAGATGAAAGTGGCAGCGGCCTTGACCTTAAAAAGATTTCAATTGACTCCCGACCCTGCCAATGAGCCGCTGAAAGTGCCCCAGTTGGTGTTACGTTCGGTGAATGGCGTTCACCTCTACCTGAAGAAGGTGGAATGA